A stretch of the Gracilinanus agilis isolate LMUSP501 chromosome 4, AgileGrace, whole genome shotgun sequence genome encodes the following:
- the EPO gene encoding erythropoietin, whose product MDEVLVKETVGEKLGESSVKKIWREKLVQEENLVKLLVLLQLLLLHLGDPVRGSPQSPFCDSHILERYILEAKEAQNATVACMEDCSLGENITVPDTRVNFHTWKKMEVGQKAEEVWQGLTLLSEAVLKGQALLANSSQTPAALKLFVDKAVSSLRSLRFLLRELGAQEEAVFVPDAPTAAPFRTFTVGTMDKLFRIYSNFLRGKLKLFLREACQSEER is encoded by the exons ATGGATGAAGTACTAGTAAAGGAGACAGTAGGGGAGAAATTAGGAGAGAGCAGTGTTAAGAAAATTTGGAGAGAAAAGCTTGTTCAGGAGGAAAACTTAGTCA aaCTCCTTGTTCTGCTGCAGCTGCTGCTACTTCACCTTGGAGATCCAGTAAGAGGCTCTCCACAGTCCCCATTTTGTGATAGCCACATCTTGGAAAGGTACATCCTTGAGGCCAAAGAAGCCCAGAATGCCACG GTAGCCTGCATGGAAGATTGCAGCCTGGGTGAGAACATCACAGTCCCCGATACCAGGGTGAACTTCCATACCTGGAAGAAGATGGAG gtggggcagaaggcagaggaggtcTGGCAGGGGTTGACCCTGCTCTCTGAAGCTGTCCTAAAGGGGCAGGCCTTGCTAGCCAACTCCTCCCAGACACCAGCAGCTCTAAAGCTCTTTGTGGACAAAGCAGTCAGCAGCTTGAGAAGTCTCAGATTCCTGCTTCGAGAACTGGGAGCACAG GAGGAAGCTGTCTTTGTTCCAGATGCCCCAACAGCAGCTCCATTTCGTACCTTCACTGTTGGGACAATGGACAAACTTTTTCGAATCTACTCCAATTTCCTAAGGGGAAAACTCAAGCTATTTTTGAGAGAAGCCTGCCAAAGTGAGGAGAGGTGA